The Nymphaea colorata isolate Beijing-Zhang1983 chromosome 7, ASM883128v2, whole genome shotgun sequence DNA window CtgatatgcaaattgaagtATAGCAAGATGTCACCCTGAGATACCTAAAGCATGTCTAGTACTTTGTGGGGATGAGTGGAAAGATAGAGCTTTTAAAAAGTCTCAAGGCACCTTgagatttgaatatattttgtCGCTCCAAAAACCCGGCCATCCTTCTTAAATTTCTCTTAATCCTCCTCTAATCTTGCATACTCCTCCATATAAACTCCTTAAGCCCTTTTAGGAATTCACAACCCCAGAAGAAACCCAGACCCATTTTTTATTCTCCTTCATCAATAAGCCTATCAATCTCCTTCCTGCTCTTGTTTCCTAATTAACTTCTGCTGATTTTCCTTCACTCTCCACCTTTTTAATTTCTCTCCATCCTTGTGTATCTCGAGTTGAccttaaataaaaaatacaattaTACATTAAAAAACAAGTGTTTACAACATTTCAAAGGTCAATTGCTCGAAAATATTGACCACATGATCCATATAGTTTATTTTATAAAGTGTGAAATATAGTTTCAACTAGTGATTTTCAAATCACAAACGTAAgtaagaggagtatttcatccaaCCTCTCTCTAGAGGGCGAAGCTCCCACTCTTCCCTCTGTCCCCTATGTCTCGGGATGTCTCTCCAAGTGCACTTCAATTTTTAGTGGTCATTTTACAACACAGGGGGTGAACGCTCTGAAACTCGGACAAGAGACCAGCAGCAAAATAAACCCAACCTATACAATTACACCAATCACAAGGGCAGTAAGCAATTTCATTGAGAAACAAGGTTACATAGACTTCTTTTGTAGTTAACAAAGCCTCATTAAGCATTAACTGTGGCTACTTTGACACCTTTTTCAGAAAAACTGATATGCAAAACCATATCATCAATAAGTCTTCCATAAGGAAAGCACTGCTTCACAAAAAAGCTCCAACTCTATCAAAagctaacatttttcttttttaaaattgactGATTGGCTAGTGATTCTGGTCTGTTAGAGTTATCCAATATCTAACTAGGGCCGTCCGAACCCCATGATAGACggctaagagaaaaacaagaagaaaaagttgataGGTATTTTCATCCTCTAATATAAGTTTATgccttttttgtctttatttttctctcaaccattcacATCCCTATTagatggctatatatatatatggtaaagGGATGAAGGCAATTATATATACTCACTAAGCAAGAAAAGAATCCATCCCATCTTCGGGGACCAAAAGCATCTCCTTCAAATTAATCAGTGCACATTTTGGGCTTCCATCGTCCCATTTAATCACTGAAAAGCTCATGACTTTCGGTACCATTAAGGCCGACATTTATTTATTCAGTAGAAAGCTTGTAGCCAACATTTATGAGCCTTCAATCGAAAGTCATCCCCCAACATATGAGATAAGCTTGTAGAAAAGATAAACACATCAAGTCAACCAAACTTTAAAAGGCATTTAATCAATCCCTTCAGCTCCGTCCTCTCCTCAGGCCCTATATAAAGCCACTTCAAGATCTTTGTGTGCTGCAAGAGAGCTGCAGCCATGGAGGTCAGTAACGGCGCAACCAAGACGGTGGCCTTGGAGTTCAATGGCTTGGCCACGGCCTACAGCGACGGCTCGCTATACCGCACCCCTCTGCCGACGGTCGAGCCTTACGAAGAACCGTTGGACGGCGTTGCTTGTAGAGACGTTCTAATTAACAAAATGACCGGAGTCAAGGTCCGGATATACCTGGCCTGCTCCGGCCGCGAGCCCCTAGCCAAGTCTCCTTTGCTCTTCTACTTCCACCCTGGTGGGTTCTGCTTGGGATCGACATCCTATGTTGAGATCCACAACTTCCTGCAGAGCCTGTGCAAGACGGCCAGAGCCATGGTGGTGTCGGTCGACTACAGGAGGTCACCGGAGCACCGGCTTCCGGCCGCATATGACGATTGCCTTGATGCAATTTCTTGGGTGGCCAAGGAAGAAGACCAGTGGATCTCCAACTACGCCGACCTAACCAAGTGCTTTCTTTGCGGGGACAGCTCAGGCGGGAACATCATACATCAAATTATCATCCAGATGGCGAGCCCAGCCGCAGAACTAAGGCCTAAGCTCGTTATTAGAGGGTATGTCCTAATCCAGCCTTTCTTTGGGGGCGAGACCAAGACCGAGTATGAGCTGAGTTGCGTCGAGCAAGGCGAGCCATACGTGATGTTGTCTAGTTGCTACGACATGTTCTGGGAGCTGAGCTTGCCGGAGGGGGCAGACAGGGACAGCCCATTTTGTAACCCGTGGGTGGGCTCGATGGGCCATCTGCCGCCAGGCGCGGCGGCCGCCATGCTGGTCGCCGTGGCGGGGCTTGACTTGCTGAGGGAGAGGGGATTGTCATACGCCGAGCTCGCCAGGACCCAGATGAACATTAAAGACGTGGAGGTCATGGTGGAGGAAGGGCAGTACCATGGGTACCATCTGTTACAGCTCGGCTCCCCCCAGTCCAATCTTCTGATAGACCGGATCGCCCTGTTCATGGACGCTCATTCGGCCAAGTCCGAACAAGATTCCTGTAGCTAATTGCGTCCGTTCCTGTTTGACTCTTGTGTTCTGTCACTTTAATGAATATCACATGATCAGACTCCCTTTGTCTCTCTTGCACACACACTTATGTATAAAAGGTCCCTAAATTATGATGCCTATAGTACTGTTTGCGTTTTGCGGCAACTGAATGCTGTTTTAATGAATCCAGTCAGACAAATAAACTCCAATTCTAAAGatatgtttgatggtttggaattttgattcaagaacgaaaattttgaaatataattcttttttaaattggaatgaaattataatttcatgTTATAATTTTCTAATTTCAGAGACAAAATACCCTGTTTGTctaataatttcaatttttttaaaaaatatgcattttgattttaaaattctatGATTCTGGGTATATCAAACGCCTTCTaaagatataaaataaaaaagtcatcAAATAGATTATTAAATTCATTCCATAAAATTTGGTCAAAGCATaaacttctttctcttttgattttgGGATTCTGGAATTGTTGCTTCATTTATATGGTTGGGTTCTTGCCAAAAAGTCCACTTGGTATATGAAAAATCATGTTAGGGACGTCATAAGTTTTGGACTTTCGAAAGAACGTTTTTACTAAAATATTGAGCATGACAATCACAGCTTATGGACCTGAAAATGGCCCTCCACACTGTGAAGACAATAGATAAAATCCCACTGTCAGAGCACCATAAATGTGACAATCACTTCTAACTAATTTTGGCAAAGAGTCCATAAAGACAAGAGACTTCATAAATCAGTAACATAGTTGGTTTGATTGGCGCAGTGGTGAAAGTCTGGTCATCAATTCGATTCAATTTTTGTGAGCGATATGTTTAAATTACTTTCATATCAATTAAGGTCTTTTGATTTGTAGTACAGGTGCTTTGAGTGGTAGAaataaacaagagagagaaaaacgaCCTCtttctgaatttgattttgtaaactaGATGTATTGGACAGGAACTCATCCTTAAATCCAACTTTAACAATTGAATTCGGATCCGGCTATCATATGAGCACATATTACATGATCGGGTCAAATCTTTATTCATATCTCAGTCAgatattggattcagatttaggttCAGCTATGAAACTGTATACCCattaatctgaatctgattaacgatcaaattcttttttttttttttggttagaTCTGAATAAACAAACTTAAAATTGAACCAATAACTGGATATGTCTAATCCAGTCACATCtctaagatatatatatatatatatatatatatatatatatatatatatatatatatattctcttcaTTCAGTTTTTATATATTACCCATTTTCCCACAAATAttaaaatgggaaaaacatATAATAAAGATGGTTGGCTGTCCACTAACAGCCTTTATTGTCACACCATCCAATCCACCTTCTTTGAGAGAAATTGGTTTGGGCATAAATTGGGTGGAAAAATATCCTGTGTCAGATATGCTTAGATCAAGCAAAAGCCAACTTGTGCCAAGTGATTGAGACCGCCGCTAGTGGATCAATCTACATTGTCCGTGTATCTTAATGAATGGCGCAACTGTGGGATGAGGGTTGGTAGCAACTCCCTAGTGCATAAGTTAGAGAGTGATAGAAACAGTATTCGGATACACCAAATACAAACCTTATACCTTAGGAGGACAAGAGATTGGATGAGAGCTTTGTTCTTGGCAATAGGATGAAATACACATCCTGCTCATccgaaaaatatatttatatatacaaatccaCTGATTTTTTCTGCCCTGATTTACTAACAGGACTCAATAGTAATATGTCCGCTATAACTATTATGCCAGTTCCTTGAGACCAAGGAGACATGCCTTAGGCAATGTTTTGGGTCTCCGTTTCTACCTCATATTGGAAATCAAGAAAAGTAATGTGTACAGGTAATACACGTCAGCCCTTATCCACCATAAAAAGTAAGCTCATATTGATTTTTAAGCAGGTCACGTCGGCTCTTGTAACACATGTGAAGTTAAATATTAGTGTCTCAAGGGGCATATTATAGCTGGTCAGGTAGGTCGGCACATAAAATGTGCATTATTTGTTTGGTTCTCATGAGCGCTACTCTCTACTCTCTTGAACTATAAATAGTGGGGTtgcgacatccaagttgaagggtgtactGTACTCCATCCAACTCTCGAAGTAGCCTATGATCCCAAAAGGAGGTAGGGTGGGAGGAAGGCTTAAGTCTTCTTCAGGCAATGGGTTGCTATCCTCCTGCTCACATGGAAGAGTTAAAAATTAACATGGTTATTAAAAACATTGGCCTTAAGTATTAAAATTAGACTAAGCAAGCTGCTTAGTCCGCTACAGACAAAGAGCCAAATAAGGCTCCCCTTCTTTCTCTTGTCTTCCAACTCTAGGGTTGCGTCAGATTGCAGAAGAAGTCAATATCAATGCAAGTAGAATTAGGTGCTGACATCTTACCGTGACCTAATCTGaaaaaaattttattcaaaaacatagttttgtaaaaacttactTTTGTGAAAACCTAGTTAAAACTCAGTTTTTGCAACTTGATTTGGCTGTTTGGACTACAACTGGAAAATTTGGTTTGGAGGCAAAAATCAGTTGCCCGAAAAGGCCGAGAGGTAGGTTTTTTAATAAACACAACCAGGTTTTCTCAAGACTGGGTTTTGGTAGAAGCCAGTTTTGATGGCATCCAAATGCTGTCAGAACGAGGTTTTTCTTCCCAAAACCTAATTTtgaaatgtcatccaaacaccccttGACTTTCTAAACTAATAAAATATACATGTGAAATTCAATAGGTGTTCATTAAGCAGTTAACTTTTCCAGCGACTATGGCTATGGtccaacatatattatattgaAAGGAAGCAAGTTGAAGATGCACTCCTACCAACTTCAAGTCATGCGGCCCCCCAACTTTCACTTTCATACAAAAGTTTGGGACCAAGCTTTCAACATGTCACATTGTCATCAATTCTTGCTGTTGGTAGTTTCTTTCACCGCCAATGGCGCACATACACGTAAGCATCAATGTCATTTTCAGAGACAAAGTTCTCCTTAAAGAGATTGGGTCCGCTTTTATAGAAAAAAGGTTCTTATCCAAGTTATCAATTTCATTTCCTCTTACCATCAATGCATGACTCTGACCAAATATAAATTTGTATGGGGTGGCCTTTTGAGATTTTGTGATACTTGGGGACCATAGGTTTCGGCCCCAATAACATTGATGATAACCATTGAAAATAGCCAAGGACAAACTTTAGGCCAAGGTAGATTTGGAagccatgaatttaagattttcaatgcttttcaaatgcatgaatctCAAGTGTGAGAGATAAGAGGGTTTGACTTGAGATGTATAGAGTTAAGATGGCAAGAATTGTGGGTGTGTTTGGGTGAAACCTTTAAATGTAGTCATAGAGGTGTTTTTTCTGTCTCCTAAATGACATTTAAGGCATACTTATGTGACTGAGTCAAAACTGAATTTGTAAAAAAACTCACTTTTGATAGAAcgttgcttaaaaaaaaaaagtagctaaCCTAGCCCCCCCACCCCAGGTTTAGGGTTGTGCGCGAGCAGAATCAAGCTCGATCTCGATCGACTTGACTCGATAGattgagctcaactcatttaagcTTATTTATCAACTCCCTCTTTGATTGATCTATTTCATTGgatttaagtttgaaaattacaaaaaaaaaaaagatacccACGATTAAACGAGCTTGCTCGAGCTGAGTCAAGTTCATGTAACTAACTTGAATTCGACTCAATTATAAGCTCAAAGTTTCAGCTAGGTTCGAGCTCCACTTGTTTGTGAAGGAGTCAAACTCGAGTCAAGTTGAACCGAGTGAGTTCAAGTCAAGCTGGAGTTGACTCAACTCACTGCACAGCTCCacccaagttaattgcagaaaacattatttttaactTATTACTCAAACATAAAAACCAAGTTGtcacaaaatgtgattttcaGATCATGATAGTATCTTTTTCTAAAGACGTCATCCAAACACGACCTACAATTcacatacacaaaaaaaaaaaaaaaacctgacaGATCTTTGTTAAGAaatcaaaaatatgaaactctAAAATCTAATATCTCAAGATCTCATATCATTTGATCGAATCCTACTCTAAGGCGATCAAATCTTCTTAGAGTTCAAAATTTAGAGCGCCTGAGATCTCTTGGTCAAGGCCTAATTTTTTTCTGCGAAGCCTACTAACTTGGTTGCATTGCCATGAATTAAACTCCTTTTAGAAAACATAGTGATACAGATATCTGCTGTTATATGCAAATGATTCAGAATTGGAACACTTAAATACTTTAATTGGGAGGTCGGGATCTGATTCATGGAAAATGAAGGGAACCTCTTCAGATCCAACCTATCGGCAACTTTGACGTTGATTATTTAAAGCAACGCGAATATGATTTGGATGATCTTTAAATTGCAGCTTAATTTCTGTACATAATATGAAATTCTATTGATATTGTCCACATCATGAATTGGATTAGGTCGGATCCATTAAGACTACGTCTTAAATAAAACAATGCTATCAGCTTGCCGGGTCAGATCCATCTGTTCAGTGCCTCAGCCTGAAAATGACGTGAAAATCACATGCAtaaatttgaaagaaatttttaatgtaaaggCCTACTTTTTAGCTACAATTTCCTATCTATGTCTTGCTTTCCTGGATTCTTCCAGTGGAGGACGTACTTATGcgtacacaaaaaaaaaaaggttgtcaAATTAAATCATGCCATGTTAAAAGAGGCAAAACTTATGCTGTTTAACATTTAGTCTTTCAATTAGTGGAACAGTTAATTTTTCTCTTGcccagccaaaaaaaaaagagagtataTCACTGGTGGTAGAGTCGAAATTTTTGGCTTTGGGGCAAACTAATTCAAAAAGTTTTAGACCCCCGAAAAAGGATTGAGGATTAGGGCTGCAGATAGAACGAGTCTAAGTTCGACTTGAACTCGCTcgtaaaaacttggtttaaatTTATGCTTGAAATATTAAAcgattaaacgagtcgagttcaactataaatttatgcttgaaatgttaaacaagtcgaaAGAAGTCGACTCATTTCAACTTGGCTTGGCTCGATTAGCGTCGATTTTTAGATGGTTgttcatagttgaattagttaaaagaaaCCAGCTAAATGAGTTAATGAGTGAAAAGAAACAAGGTAAGCTACACTTAATGGAAACCATTTAAAGGAGTCTAGCTCAAGCTTGACATTGTATCGTCGAGTCGAGAGCTCGAGCCTATTGTATAGAGTTCGACCCAAGTTCATGCTGAGTTGCTCGAGCTGGCCCAACTAGAGCTTGACTCAGCTTGTATGTGGCCACATTAAAGATTATTCTATGTCAATAAATAAATGATATGAGAGGCACCATTATATAAACATGCAAACAGTTGGGACTCAccaatacataaatatataaactTTGTGGGACTACGTGGCAACTGTCCACAGCCCATATGTGACGGAGGGCCTTATCACCATTGTATATTTTAACTGAGAGGGTGCAACGGCAGTGATGAATTCTTATCTGATACTCTTACTAAAAGTGAGGCCAGACCAAGAAACTGAAAAGGATGAGACCCATGATATTTGGTCCCCttcaataaattttcatttataacaTTGAGTTGACTGTTATAAATTAATACTAGCGTGGCTATCCAAGAAACAATGCATCTTGTTTAAATAAAATGCGGATGAGCACTACATACTATACCTAATCCATCCTCAGCCAATCCTTTCGTGCAAAATGCACGGTTGAGGTGCTATAAATTTTAgtacttttatttaatttttgccTGCTTAACAAAGCAACACTTTTTGCTTAAAGGTACACATATGACTTTAACTTGCTTAAGGAGTAAGCTTCTTAATAATCCAGCAATGAATTGTCAAGGCCTCCCATTATGGTAATGGCGGAAAGTTCGACTCCTTGAATCAAGAAGTTGTTGAATAGACCCTGTGCGAAACATCACATGGCAGAAAACTGAAGCTCTTACTTAACCCTTAATCCTTCAAGTTATAAGGCTCCTTTTGTTGTCTCGAGATGAGATGCTTATCTCATCACGCTTTAATCCCTTAGGTTATAAGGCTCCTTTTGTTGTCTTTTACAGCACAGAGTGTTGTAACTGAGGGATTCGAAACGGATCAACTAGCTGCCAACTAGCTTCTGCCCTGATCGTTGCACCAATGTGAAGCTTGGTGGGTGCTCGATTCAAACACTGACCTGCATTTTAGGAGAGAGTGGAGGGATAGGATATTTTAATCTCTTTTGAAAACGAAATTGGTACTTGACTACTAAACAAAATGTAACTTTTTGgagtttctattttttatatttttgatgTCAATATATCCCATTTGAAACAGATATCTAACCAAACCAATCCAAAAAAATCGAATGTGGAAAATAACTTAATATCAGATTAAGAAAtcgaatcggattcagatttaagaaatgacataagaTAGGATTTAGActcgaatatacataaatattcgatcGGATTGAGATACAGATTAGATTTAagtttaaacaaatatcctatatctaatgcttttacattttgaaaattgacaaaattcagatttgggtatgaatataaaaattggtttcgcattgtaaaatcagatcttggattcagattcggataaaacatttttttattcatattccaacccaaatatgtgaatatccgaaaagtAGATGTTATTAAGGGTATATCtaatccaaatttgatctgttgacatccctactcacAAAAGTAGCCAAGGGCGGAAAAGGTGATAACTCAACCGAGAATTaaacttagaaaaataaattttacatgttaaaattttcaaaaattttaatctAGCCCCTATAAAACCTTTTGTAAAATAACATTGAGTAGACTGttataaattaatattagcCTGGCTATCCAAGAAACGATCTATCTTGTTTAAATAAAATAGTGGATGAGCACTACAAACTATACCTATTCCATCCTCAGCCAATCCTTTCCTGCAAAATGCACGGTTGATGTGCCATTAAATTTTAatacttttatttaatttttgccTACTTAGCTAAGCAACACTTTTTGCAGAAAGGTACACCTATAACCATAACTTGCTTAAGGAGTAACCTTCTTAATAAACGAGAAATGAATTGTCAAGGCCACCCATCATCATAATCGAGGAAAGTTCGACTCCATGACTCAAGAAGTTGTAAGCAAACCCATCCCAAGTAGTTTCAAATCCAGTGTAGGCAAGGCTGAACCCCTTCATTTTGACCAACTTACCCCGAACTCATTTGGATCTAGAATCTCAATTCAAAGTATCGGATTCATATCATAAACCTTATGTTGATGTAAACCATGACACTAACCCAAGTCTAACttacttggatttggatcccaGATATTGGATTCTGGATCCCAAGcattatattttggatctttGATTATGTTTCTTAGAGCTCAGATTTAGGATCTCAagtcttagattttggatttcaaattttagactttggattttgaatgaGATTTCACGTGTGAGTCTCGAATCATAAATCTTGGATTACGGGTTATGGGTCTCAAATTTTATACCCTAGATTTTCGATCTTAGATTTTAGATCCTGGATCTTAgattaaatttcaaaacaaatgagtATTTGATCATAATCCTAGCATCAATCCCTAcaaaatcaaacacaaataCAAAGTTTTAAACCCTATTTGGTTCTATCCTGTCGAAAGTTAGATCTTAAGAGATCTCGTAACACCCCAAAACTTAATATGAGAGATGGGAATTTTCTGACCATTTACCACTAAAACAGAGTCAAATCCATGTTGTAAGGAACAATATGTGTGAATTTAACTTGGTTGCCTGTCATGTGCACAGTGGCGCCTGTGTCCGCAAACCAGAAACTGTCCGGTTTATCAGCAACGGCAAGAGCTGCAAGTGCCTGTGGCGTCATCTGGCTAATAGCAGTGGTTAAACCTCTTACAGCATTTTAGCGCAGTATCATTCATTTTGTTGCAACTTGGCAGACAACagattcattctcttctttcttttgatcGGTTCATGTGCCATGTTTTGATTAGAGTTGGAATAATTTCCTCAAGAACCATGCCCCTATAGTTTTTGTAATTTCTACGAGGCTTGTTCTGGCTTCGTTGAAGCATAAAAGGCAACTTGAGGTTGAACATCAAAAGCTCATGAACCTAAAGGCTTTGAATGGGAGACAATCATGGAGGCAGGGGTGGCTTTAACATGGACATGACAAAGCATTCATATAATCATATACTTGTCCGAGCCCTTGGAGAAACCAGAACCCTTTATCTTGTCATCCAGGGGCTTACCAATAGTTGAGAGATGATCATCGGAAACCGCCTTAAACTTTCGAATGTATTCATCAATAGAATTGGCTGCCTTTTTGTAGGCGATTCACTTGTGCATCACATGGAAAGCTCGTTCCTGACATTCCTGAGCGAACGTGTTGACCAGAGCTTTCCAGATGTCCTTGGATGTTTCAAGGCCAACTGCAAGTCCAAGAATGCCTCCGGAAAGGGTGCTAGTAATCCAGCTTTTATGCAGACAATCAATGAACCTCCAAGCAGTAAACTTGGGATTTGGAATTTGCTTGTTGGACGAGTCTACTGCATCAAGGAAAAGTGTTTGGtgggcaggggcggagccaggattttttttagggtcagGCCAAAACGATTTGCGGGCTGGGTCAGGGTCGGGTCAAGAGGAGCGAtcggtcgggccaaactaaaaaattttgattttttcaatgtaaaaaaaaaaaatttcctgggctcacccgggcggccccccctccctccgacCCTGCTGGTGGGGTGATCGCATCATTAGGAAGTCCTTGTAAATCTTGACTCTCTATCAGTGCCAACATCTGCCATAACCAGGAACTCTAATGGTTCAGTTTCAACGAAACAAAATTGGCTGTGTTCAAGGTAACGGGATATGGACATGGTTAAGATATTGATAggggagaagatgaagaagccATTGATGAGAACGAAGTGAGATAAGCTTCACTTCAGGGCTCTGATACTGTTGAAAGTAATCGTTTCAGCCAGCGCAGCATACTCAACGGCTCCTCTCAATCTTGCCTTTTGAAGCCCATTGAACGTTGAAAGGATTATTACCATTCTCGCTAGTTTCCTCAATAATCTTTATTCTTGTATGTAAAGTTCATCAAACATTCATATTgatcagatattatatatgcccttgtaaatcaaagaaaaaatagagagaaagaaaatagaggaaagcAAAGAGCTGCTGCTCTGGTGttcttcgtggatgtaggtctatgaaccgaaccacgtaaaatctgTGTTTCaattcttcgtcttcctcctctctcccatttcaacatggtatcagagccaggttccaCCGTTCCTCTTGTCCATTGCCGGAGATCTAACCGCTGCAcctaatttcaacaaaaaagggGGTTTTCTGATCAGACCTGATTTTCAGCAACTGGAGGCCGTCTGGTGGGCAGAGACGATTCCGTTAGCTCCTTTCATCTAGCGGGAACAATCTACTGCATTTTGACGACAATCAAATCAGATCTGCCTAGTTCGCCAGAGCATATTGGAGTTGGGTGAAAATCAGAGGCGCAACAGGAAAACTCTCCACCAGCGTGACTTCTATTTCTGGCGAGAAGAAAACCTTCACGCATTTTTCCCTGGAGACAGATCTCGGCCAGATCTTTGGAGCGTTCAATACTCATCATCTCAGCAGCCCTCAGTCCAAATCTCTTATCGTTTGGAGGTCTGGGTGTTTTTTAAGGATTTTTGGAGTAGCAACCTACCCTGGCGTCCCCTGTTCATCGTCTATAGCAGAACCTGCCCTGCGACTGCAACAGATTGAGGACTTCAAGTGCATCGCGTTTCCTGTAGGGAGCTCGGTTGGAGCTCATCTTTGGGGCGTCTAAACATAACTATCCAAGGGTGCTGTGGACCGATTTTCAGCGCAATCGGACCTCCGattgatttttaatgaatt harbors:
- the LOC116257732 gene encoding probable carboxylesterase 17, which gives rise to MEVSNGATKTVALEFNGLATAYSDGSLYRTPLPTVEPYEEPLDGVACRDVLINKMTGVKVRIYLACSGREPLAKSPLLFYFHPGGFCLGSTSYVEIHNFLQSLCKTARAMVVSVDYRRSPEHRLPAAYDDCLDAISWVAKEEDQWISNYADLTKCFLCGDSSGGNIIHQIIIQMASPAAELRPKLVIRGYVLIQPFFGGETKTEYELSCVEQGEPYVMLSSCYDMFWELSLPEGADRDSPFCNPWVGSMGHLPPGAAAAMLVAVAGLDLLRERGLSYAELARTQMNIKDVEVMVEEGQYHGYHLLQLGSPQSNLLIDRIALFMDAHSAKSEQDSCS